A single genomic interval of Lewinellaceae bacterium harbors:
- a CDS encoding Fic family protein yields the protein MEELLALLKNYQDLNLPEVVDYDKFNLYAITHHSTFLEGSTLTEIETQLLLEEGRTPKGKPLAHSLMVKDHHNALHFVLEKGRGRAAIKAALVREINARVLKNTGSVYKTALGEVDSSKGEYRLSNVRVGDRYFVAYNKVAPLTEQLCSRLNQKLAEVDTVESQLLLSFDAHFDLVSIHPFYDGNGRTARLLMNFIQAYFELPLSIVFSEDKVDYFEALEKTRKKEDLSFFRDFMRAQYVKYLKSEIEKYLDAQDQPRKGDGFSFVF from the coding sequence ATGGAGGAGTTGCTCGCATTATTGAAAAATTACCAGGACTTGAATTTGCCTGAAGTTGTCGATTATGACAAATTCAACCTGTATGCCATTACTCATCATTCCACTTTCCTGGAAGGCAGTACGCTGACGGAAATCGAGACACAGCTGCTCCTGGAAGAAGGCCGGACCCCCAAGGGCAAACCGCTGGCCCATAGTTTAATGGTAAAGGATCATCACAATGCATTGCACTTCGTTCTGGAAAAGGGCCGGGGCCGGGCAGCAATTAAGGCCGCCCTTGTCCGGGAGATCAATGCAAGAGTGCTGAAAAATACCGGTTCTGTTTATAAAACTGCTTTAGGCGAGGTAGACAGTTCTAAGGGAGAGTATCGGTTAAGCAATGTTCGGGTAGGAGACAGGTACTTTGTGGCATATAATAAGGTTGCCCCACTAACCGAACAGCTTTGCAGCCGCCTGAACCAAAAGCTGGCGGAGGTAGATACTGTTGAATCCCAATTGCTGCTCTCCTTCGACGCCCATTTTGACCTAGTGAGCATTCACCCTTTCTACGATGGCAATGGCCGCACCGCCCGCTTGCTGATGAACTTCATTCAGGCTTATTTTGAACTCCCCCTATCCATCGTCTTTTCTGAGGATAAGGTAGATTACTTCGAAGCTCTGGAAAAGACGAGGAAAAAGGAAGATCTTTCCTTTTTTAGAGATTTTATGCGCGCGCAGTATGTGAAATACCTGAAATCCGAAATTGAAAAGTACCTGGATGCCCAGGATCAGCCTCGAAAAGGGGATGGTTTCTCATTTGTTTTCTGA
- a CDS encoding FAD-dependent oxidoreductase encodes MAETHKILIIGGGIFGITAAVELNRRGHEIHLFDPGPLPHPKASSTDITKMIRADYGADEFYTDLMLEAFAGWDRWNREWPRPLYHQTGFLLLTYQPMEAGSLELESLKVLRSKGMEVERLRPEQLRRRFPQWNASRYADGYYNPRGGWAESGEVVAQLAQMAGKEGVKIHEGKGLKQFLENGQRVKGIFTTNGEVHNGDYVILAAGAWTPAFLPELQDRMRVSGHPVYLFRPKDITAYQGEVFPGWASDISKTGWYGFPAQADGIVKVANHSKGLEVDPREEHDVPEAFYHKLQEFLAEHLPGLAGAPITGTRLCLYCDTWDGDFYICHHPDRTGLVVATGGSGHGFKFAPVLGGIIADVTEGKENPYAHRFRWREKGEERVEAARSLGEL; translated from the coding sequence ATGGCAGAAACACACAAGATCCTCATCATCGGCGGCGGCATCTTCGGTATCACGGCGGCGGTGGAACTCAACCGGCGCGGCCATGAAATACACCTCTTCGACCCGGGGCCCCTCCCCCACCCAAAAGCCTCCTCCACCGACATCACCAAAATGATCCGTGCCGATTACGGGGCGGATGAATTCTATACCGATCTGATGCTGGAAGCTTTTGCCGGCTGGGATCGCTGGAACCGGGAATGGCCCCGCCCCCTCTACCACCAAACCGGTTTTCTGCTGCTCACGTACCAGCCTATGGAGGCCGGCAGCCTCGAACTGGAGAGCCTGAAGGTACTGCGGAGCAAGGGCATGGAGGTGGAACGGCTGAGGCCCGAGCAGCTCCGACGCCGCTTCCCACAGTGGAACGCCAGCCGCTATGCCGACGGCTACTACAACCCACGCGGGGGCTGGGCGGAAAGCGGCGAAGTGGTGGCCCAACTGGCGCAGATGGCAGGAAAAGAAGGGGTGAAAATCCACGAAGGCAAAGGGTTGAAGCAATTCCTGGAAAATGGCCAAAGGGTGAAAGGCATCTTCACCACCAACGGAGAAGTACACAACGGCGACTACGTCATCCTGGCCGCCGGCGCCTGGACGCCCGCTTTCCTGCCCGAACTGCAGGATCGCATGCGCGTCAGCGGGCACCCGGTGTATCTGTTCCGGCCCAAAGACATTACCGCTTACCAGGGCGAAGTATTCCCCGGATGGGCTTCCGACATATCGAAGACTGGCTGGTATGGCTTCCCCGCTCAGGCCGATGGTATCGTAAAGGTTGCCAACCACAGCAAAGGCCTGGAAGTGGATCCCCGGGAAGAGCACGATGTACCGGAAGCGTTCTACCACAAACTACAGGAGTTCCTTGCCGAACACCTGCCCGGACTGGCCGGCGCCCCCATCACCGGCACCCGCCTGTGCCTGTACTGCGATACCTGGGATGGCGACTTTTACATTTGCCACCATCCGGATAGAACCGGACTGGTTGTCGCTACAGGCGGCAGCGGGCACGGCTTCAAGTTTGCCCCGGTGCTGGGCGGCATCATCGCCGATGTCACCGAGGGTAAAGAGAATCCGTATGCCCACCGCTTCCGCTGGCGGGAGAAGGGGGAGGAGCGGGTGGAGGCGGCGCGGAGTTTGGGGGAGCTTTGA